From Chryseobacterium sp. H1D6B, a single genomic window includes:
- a CDS encoding T9SS type A sorting domain-containing protein has protein sequence MKYFLLFLIGLNEFCNAQSLVSIKVIPENPTLGIGTYQRYKAIGFYTDNTSQDISNSVVWSSAIPTVSTVSNAAGNQGFATNVGLGSTTIGAMQGSINGITNVSVVADADNDGAADSSDNCPFVNNPSQVDIDSDGIGDACDCNTNSNPADLYATSPKITAVPGTISPGVTAVFYSVLQGGKLNPSNLSPNYQWKKNGINVGTNSAAYSDSTLANNDVIVLTISSGNTCAAGNVTSNSIATATLSTADSPFERPSIFPNPARDIIHIKNIKNISKINIYDSNGRMIDTTIKQDNQIDISSLSNGNYLLEVITRTNKKYNLKFIKN, from the coding sequence ATGAAATATTTTTTACTCTTTCTGATAGGGCTAAATGAATTCTGTAATGCCCAAAGTCTTGTTTCCATAAAGGTAATTCCAGAAAATCCCACACTGGGCATCGGTACCTACCAAAGATATAAGGCGATTGGTTTTTATACAGACAATACGAGTCAGGACATTAGCAACAGTGTGGTTTGGAGCTCTGCAATTCCAACAGTGTCCACGGTAAGCAATGCAGCCGGAAACCAAGGCTTTGCAACGAATGTAGGACTAGGAAGCACTACAATCGGTGCTATGCAAGGCTCTATCAATGGAATCACTAATGTAAGCGTAGTCGCGGATGCTGATAATGATGGAGCTGCGGATTCCTCAGATAACTGTCCTTTTGTAAATAATCCTTCGCAGGTAGATATAGACTCAGATGGCATTGGCGACGCCTGTGATTGTAATACCAATTCTAACCCGGCAGATCTATATGCCACTTCCCCAAAAATAACAGCTGTTCCGGGAACAATTTCGCCCGGCGTTACCGCGGTATTTTATTCAGTTCTACAGGGTGGTAAACTAAATCCCTCCAATCTGAGCCCAAATTATCAATGGAAGAAAAACGGCATCAATGTAGGGACAAACAGCGCGGCTTATTCCGACAGTACACTGGCGAATAATGATGTTATAGTGCTTACCATAAGTTCCGGGAACACCTGCGCTGCCGGTAATGTTACAAGTAACAGCATTGCTACGGCTACACTTTCAACAGCAGATTCGCCATTTGAGCGCCCAAGTATTTTCCCAAATCCTGCAAGGGATATTATTCACATTAAAAATATTAAAAACATTTCTAAAATCAACATCTATGATTCTAACGGAAGAATGATTGATACCACGATTAAACAAGATAATCAGATTGATATATCCAGTCTTTCTAACGGAAATTATCTATTGGAAGTGATTACCAGAACAAATAAAAAGTATAACCTAAAATTCATCAAAAACTAA
- a CDS encoding response regulator transcription factor — MIRIFAYDDSSERLTSLKALISLSDHLEYVGNAENCVNVLAEMQEYTPDVVLMDINMPISNGIEGLKLIKSHFPHIKVLIQTAYDDSEKIFTSISNGASGYILKSDNPKRILQAIEEVNEGGASMNPAIAKRVLEYFMPTRETEILTPKEKEVLKFLADGLSYKMTADKLGVSYSTVNSHIKHIYEKLHISSLGEAISWFYKNNPSHWTDNGQK, encoded by the coding sequence ATGATTCGCATTTTTGCATACGATGACAGCTCGGAACGCTTGACAAGCCTTAAAGCGCTGATTAGCCTGAGTGACCATCTGGAATATGTTGGCAATGCTGAAAACTGTGTAAATGTATTGGCTGAAATGCAGGAATACACTCCGGATGTGGTTTTGATGGATATCAATATGCCAATTTCAAATGGAATTGAAGGTCTGAAATTGATAAAATCCCATTTCCCGCACATAAAGGTTTTGATACAAACGGCATATGATGACAGTGAAAAAATTTTCACGAGCATTTCTAACGGTGCAAGTGGGTACATTCTGAAAAGTGACAATCCAAAACGCATTCTGCAGGCTATAGAAGAAGTGAATGAAGGAGGTGCTTCTATGAATCCCGCTATTGCAAAACGAGTGTTGGAATATTTTATGCCTACCCGTGAGACTGAGATTCTTACTCCAAAAGAAAAAGAGGTTTTGAAATTCTTGGCAGATGGTCTAAGCTATAAAATGACAGCCGATAAATTAGGAGTAAGCTACTCCACTGTAAATTCCCATATCAAACACATCTACGAAAAACTTCACATCTCATCTTTGGGAGAGGCCATTTCCTGGTTTTATAAAAACAATCCCTCCCATTGGACAGATAACGGTCAGAAATAA